One genomic segment of Methanospirillum lacunae includes these proteins:
- the hemA gene encoding glutamyl-tRNA reductase, with product MRQTLFAPLTIAGISHHTASVPEIEEFRFTDEDVFLTEAREWFKGVALLQTCNRVEVIVHGEPDILAEFLKSRGRSRFRLYQDQEALSHLLELAAGIDSLIIGEDQILGQLRRTLTKSEELGVASPILTLCINKAIHTGSEVRRRTGINNGAISVGSAAVLLAEEQLHTLEGKRILILGSGEMGVLVTQALAAKQLSAIYVANRTLDRARVLAHKIDGTAVPMDDLYRYLALSDVVICCTAAPHPVIRANDVREAMKGRTWPLDGVVKPVIIVDIAQPRDVEEEVGKIDGVCLFTIDDLRQVNDATSQLRREAATHARLFLEEELDQFIKLYNRRAADETLATLHTWAETVRVRERDRAFARLQGYDDHAHEIVEDLTRALTRKLLADVTMSIRFCAERGEIALAEELVSAITRGEGLCSRK from the coding sequence ATGAGACAAACTCTTTTTGCTCCACTTACTATTGCGGGCATATCACATCATACCGCTTCGGTTCCGGAGATAGAAGAGTTCAGATTTACTGATGAAGACGTATTCCTTACTGAAGCCCGGGAGTGGTTCAAAGGAGTTGCACTTCTCCAGACCTGTAACCGAGTTGAAGTTATTGTTCATGGAGAACCGGATATCCTCGCTGAATTTCTTAAGAGCAGGGGAAGATCAAGGTTCAGACTCTATCAGGATCAGGAAGCACTCTCACACCTGCTTGAGCTCGCAGCAGGGATTGATTCACTTATCATCGGAGAAGATCAGATTCTTGGACAACTCAGAAGAACTCTGACAAAGTCTGAAGAACTGGGGGTTGCTAGTCCCATCCTGACGCTCTGTATCAACAAGGCTATTCATACAGGATCCGAGGTCCGTAGAAGAACCGGGATAAATAACGGGGCAATATCAGTCGGGTCAGCAGCAGTGCTTTTAGCCGAAGAGCAGCTCCATACCCTGGAGGGAAAACGTATCCTAATCCTTGGTAGCGGGGAGATGGGAGTGCTTGTCACACAGGCTCTTGCGGCAAAACAGCTTTCTGCCATTTATGTTGCAAACCGGACGCTTGACAGAGCTCGGGTCCTTGCCCATAAAATTGACGGAACAGCAGTACCGATGGATGATCTCTACCGGTATCTAGCCCTTTCAGACGTTGTAATCTGTTGCACGGCTGCCCCACATCCGGTCATCCGTGCTAACGATGTCAGAGAAGCAATGAAAGGCAGAACCTGGCCACTCGACGGGGTAGTAAAACCTGTCATCATCGTTGATATTGCCCAGCCGCGTGATGTGGAAGAGGAGGTTGGAAAGATTGACGGAGTCTGTCTTTTTACTATTGACGATCTCAGACAGGTCAATGACGCCACTTCCCAGCTCAGACGAGAGGCAGCAACTCACGCCAGACTTTTCCTTGAAGAGGAACTTGATCAGTTTATCAAACTGTATAATCGCCGGGCTGCAGACGAGACCCTTGCTACCCTCCATACCTGGGCCGAAACGGTCAGGGTCCGGGAACGTGACAGGGCATTTGCCAGACTGCAGGGATATGATGATCATGCCCATGAGATTGTTGAGGATCTGACCAGGGCTCTGACCAGAAAACTCCTGGCTGATGTGACCATGTCAATTCGGTTCTGTGCGGAACGGGGCGAGATAGCCCTGGCCGAAGAACTTGTATCGGCAATTACCAGAGGAGAAGGACTATGTTCCCGCAAATAA
- a CDS encoding precorrin-2 dehydrogenase/sirohydrochlorin ferrochelatase family protein → MIPLMVDCSKRLVTIFGGGEVGARKARYFADEADVTVYSRSFSPAFGSIQVKQIRTTIPRDETAISDLIRGTFLVITATSDPDLNQIIATRCKADGILCNNATDSHSDVTLPAKITGDRYTIAVSTSGSSPAVSRFIREQIEEMWPDLDKMISLSEELRMDMRTRMIPETRKREILTAILHDPTVWKSLRTETEDTLMRVKETYLT, encoded by the coding sequence ATGATTCCCCTCATGGTTGACTGTTCAAAGAGGCTGGTAACCATCTTTGGAGGGGGAGAAGTGGGTGCACGCAAGGCCCGGTACTTTGCCGATGAAGCTGATGTTACAGTCTACAGCCGATCCTTTTCACCGGCATTTGGATCCATTCAGGTAAAACAGATCAGAACAACAATACCCAGGGATGAAACTGCAATTTCCGATCTAATCAGAGGAACTTTCCTGGTCATCACAGCAACCTCGGATCCAGATCTCAATCAAATAATTGCAACCAGATGCAAAGCAGATGGTATTCTCTGTAATAATGCCACAGACTCTCATTCAGATGTCACCCTTCCGGCAAAAATTACAGGTGACAGATACACTATAGCAGTCAGTACCAGCGGAAGTAGTCCAGCAGTTTCCCGATTTATTCGAGAACAGATTGAAGAGATGTGGCCTGATCTCGATAAGATGATCTCCCTGTCTGAAGAACTCAGAATGGATATGCGGACGAGAATGATTCCGGAAACCAGGAAGAGAGAGATTCTTACTGCAATTTTGCATGATCCTACAGTATGGAAGAGTCTTCGTACTGAAACAGAGGATACTCTCATGAGAGTGAAAGAGACCTACCTGACATGA
- a CDS encoding DUF308 domain-containing protein, whose product MEFVWVSTPQSQRSSGLIALIIGIIILLFAPFVTSLIGTVLSAIVLVISVGMIISGAMMRGIGFGLALLILGILGFCLGITALVSPDLAVSVLGIFLGVWMFFLGAGQLLLASRFSVDKLYYALALLGGTLTVIVGLFLLVSPVQGMQIMVFFLGCYLLVFGLMSLIRPRYMY is encoded by the coding sequence ATGGAGTTTGTCTGGGTTTCGACACCACAGAGTCAACGGTCTTCAGGGCTTATTGCACTGATTATCGGTATAATTATTCTTCTCTTTGCTCCGTTTGTCACAAGTCTTATTGGAACAGTACTTTCTGCAATAGTGCTGGTGATATCTGTTGGCATGATCATCTCTGGTGCGATGATGCGGGGGATCGGATTTGGGTTAGCCCTGCTGATCCTTGGTATTCTGGGCTTCTGTTTAGGCATTACCGCACTTGTCTCGCCTGATCTTGCCGTTTCTGTGCTGGGAATATTTCTTGGTGTCTGGATGTTCTTCCTTGGTGCTGGCCAACTCCTGCTTGCTTCCCGCTTTTCAGTAGACAAACTCTATTATGCCTTGGCCCTTCTGGGTGGAACCCTGACCGTTATAGTCGGTCTTTTTCTGCTCGTTTCACCGGTCCAGGGAATGCAGATCATGGTCTTTTTCCTCGGATGTTACCTTCTTGTTTTTGGTCTTATGAGCCTCATCAGACCCAGGTATATGTATTGA
- the hemB gene encoding porphobilinogen synthase: MFPQIRLRRLRRRQIRPLLNETRIAKTDLIAPLFFDETAESPIPIASMPGVERYPPEMADKVCKNLASVGIKAVLLFGIPKVKDEAASGAFAPDGVIQQTIKKIRTAVPEMVIITDLCACEYTSHGHCGIIGDCRDGIDLKNDESLALMQKIAVSHVAAGADIIAPSCMLDGMVTAIRSALDENGYEEIPIMSYSSKFSSSLYGPFRDAAGSGYSFGDRTTYQEPVGNRREAIRESELDAAEGADILMVKPAGWFGDIISDVATLGLPVAAYQVSGEYSMIKAAAINGWLDEKRVVMESLISLRRAGADLIITYFAESVCRWIDEEQ, from the coding sequence ATGTTCCCGCAAATAAGATTGAGACGACTCAGGCGGCGCCAGATACGCCCGCTTCTGAACGAGACCCGTATCGCAAAGACTGACCTTATTGCACCCCTGTTTTTTGATGAAACAGCAGAATCTCCAATACCAATCGCATCAATGCCCGGAGTTGAACGGTATCCTCCGGAAATGGCTGATAAAGTATGTAAAAACCTTGCATCTGTTGGTATCAAAGCAGTTCTTCTCTTTGGAATACCAAAGGTGAAGGATGAAGCAGCCTCAGGGGCATTTGCGCCGGATGGGGTCATTCAGCAAACAATAAAAAAAATACGAACTGCTGTTCCTGAAATGGTAATCATCACTGATCTCTGTGCATGCGAGTATACATCACATGGACACTGCGGGATCATAGGTGACTGCAGAGACGGGATAGATCTAAAAAACGACGAATCACTCGCCCTGATGCAGAAGATCGCTGTTTCCCATGTTGCTGCCGGTGCAGATATCATTGCCCCGTCATGTATGCTCGATGGAATGGTGACAGCCATCAGATCCGCCCTTGACGAGAATGGATATGAGGAGATCCCGATCATGTCCTACTCCTCCAAGTTTTCAAGCAGTCTTTATGGCCCGTTCCGTGATGCAGCAGGATCAGGATACTCATTTGGGGACCGGACCACATATCAGGAACCTGTCGGAAACCGACGCGAAGCGATCAGAGAATCTGAACTTGATGCAGCTGAAGGAGCTGACATTCTGATGGTCAAGCCTGCCGGATGGTTTGGTGACATTATTTCTGATGTTGCAACTCTTGGCCTTCCAGTAGCAGCCTATCAGGTATCAGGTGAGTACTCAATGATCAAGGCAGCGGCTATAAACGGCTGGCTTGATGAAAAACGGGTGGTGATGGAGAGCCTTATATCGCTCAGGAGGGCAGGGGCCGATCTGATCATCACCTATTTTGCTGAATCAGTATGCAGGTGGATCGATGAAGAGCAGTGA